The following proteins are encoded in a genomic region of Coffea eugenioides isolate CCC68of chromosome 6, Ceug_1.0, whole genome shotgun sequence:
- the LOC113776075 gene encoding vacuolar protein-sorting-associated protein 37 homolog 1: protein MFKFWNSPDQQAQPRPQEISTGSWGPPSVVSSPSSSRPGTPSVSSSGSFSIQRPADRSQSSAHVSPSEAAGIIAHLKDKSVDELRKLLSDKDAYHNFLLSLEPVKTQNKVRDELRNETLQLASANLDKEPRIMELRNQCRIIRTTELAAAQEKLHELDRKKEETLKFYAPVSLLRQLQEAMSTAEEESEALHRQLLDREIDLGSFIQKYKKLRCTYHRRALTHLAAKTSLNG, encoded by the exons ATGTTTAAGTTCTG GAATTCTCCGGACCAACAAGCTCAACCACGGCCCCAGGAAATTTCTACTGGTTCATGGGGTCCACCATCTGTAGTTAGTTCACCTAGTTCTTCTCGTCCTGGAACACCAAGTGTTAGTTCTTCTGGCAGCTTCAGTATTCAAAGGCCAGCAGATCGATCACAATCTTCAGCGCATGTTTCTCCATCAGAGGCTGCTGGCATTATTGCTCATTTAAAAGATAAAAG tgTTGACGAGTTGCGGAAGCTTCTTTCTGACAAGGATGCTTATCACAATTTTTTACTTTCTCTGGAACCTGtaaaaactcaaaacaaa GTCAGGGATGAACTTCGGAATGAAACCTTGCAACTTGCTA GTGCGAATTTGGATAAGGAGCCTCGCATAATGGAGCTTAGGAATCAG TGCAGAATTATTCGCACTACTGAGTTGGCTGCTGCTCAAGAAAAGTTGCATGAGCTAGACAGGAAAAAGGAAGAGACCCTAAAGTTTTATGCTCCGGTATCCCTCCTTCGTCAGCTTCAAG AGGCCATGAGTACAGCTGAGGAAGAATCTGAAGCCCTCCACAGACAGCTTCTTGATCGAGAAATTGATCTTGGTTCTTTCATACAAAAGTACAAGAAATTGCGCTGCACATATCATAGACGAGCTCTCACCCATCTTGCTGCCAAGACATCTTTAAATGGCTAG